One genomic segment of Vagococcus intermedius includes these proteins:
- a CDS encoding flavocytochrome c — translation MKKLHRWGIMAATVMLLAGCTGQTKGDGNFEGKGTGKHGDIKVEVTMKDSQIDKIKVLEDQENEVLAEPVYDELEKKMIETNTTDVDVVTGSSATSEGYLAAVKDAVEKSGITLAAVSKKAGESKKEETEQTYDVVIVGSGGAGFSAAIEAKEAGKSVVILEKMPAVGGNTLISGAEMNVPNNWVQKKLGIKGDSPEVMAKDTIKGGDELGDKHMIKVMTENALDAAEWLRDDIKVDFLEDQLFQFGGHSYKRALIPQGHTGAEVITKFRAKAKELKIPVKLNTTATELIQDKDGKVIGVKANNKEKQEISYMGKDGVILTTGGFGSNIEMRKKYNKKMDESYMSTVTEGSTGDGIVMAEKIGADLTNMENIQTYPICNVETGVISLLADTRFDGAVLINQEGKRFVEELERRDVISNAILDQTGSYTYQLWNEDINKISKTMEAHQGEYEELLKQKLIVKADTLEEAAEFFDIDVKNLKETVKKVNKYAKDGKDKDFDHRGGLVSLEKGPYYIEKAAPSVHHTMGGLVINDKTEVLDKDGKAIDGLYAAGELTGVIHGSNRLGGNAITDIIVFGRIAGQTVGEK, via the coding sequence ATGAAAAAATTACATCGTTGGGGAATTATGGCAGCAACTGTGATGTTATTAGCCGGTTGTACAGGTCAAACTAAGGGTGATGGCAATTTTGAAGGTAAAGGGACAGGAAAACATGGTGATATTAAAGTAGAGGTCACTATGAAAGACAGTCAAATAGATAAGATTAAAGTTTTGGAAGATCAAGAAAATGAAGTTTTGGCTGAACCAGTCTATGATGAATTAGAGAAAAAAATGATTGAGACTAATACGACAGATGTTGATGTTGTCACAGGCTCTAGTGCAACAAGTGAAGGGTATTTGGCCGCAGTGAAAGATGCTGTTGAAAAATCAGGTATCACATTAGCTGCTGTTAGCAAAAAAGCAGGGGAAAGTAAGAAAGAAGAGACAGAACAAACGTATGATGTTGTCATCGTTGGTTCAGGTGGGGCTGGTTTCAGTGCCGCTATTGAAGCAAAAGAAGCAGGTAAATCGGTAGTTATTTTAGAAAAAATGCCGGCAGTTGGTGGCAATACGTTAATTTCTGGCGCAGAGATGAATGTTCCAAATAACTGGGTACAGAAAAAACTTGGGATTAAAGGGGATAGTCCTGAGGTGATGGCAAAGGATACCATTAAAGGTGGCGATGAACTAGGTGATAAACATATGATCAAGGTCATGACCGAAAATGCGTTAGATGCCGCTGAATGGTTAAGAGATGACATTAAAGTTGATTTCTTAGAAGATCAATTGTTCCAATTTGGGGGACATTCGTATAAACGTGCGTTGATTCCACAAGGTCATACAGGTGCAGAAGTTATTACTAAATTCCGTGCAAAAGCGAAAGAATTAAAAATTCCAGTTAAATTGAATACAACAGCTACAGAGTTAATTCAAGATAAAGATGGGAAAGTTATTGGGGTAAAAGCTAATAACAAGGAAAAACAAGAAATTTCTTATATGGGTAAAGATGGTGTTATTTTAACAACAGGTGGTTTTGGTTCAAATATTGAAATGCGTAAGAAATATAATAAAAAGATGGATGAGAGCTATATGTCAACAGTAACTGAAGGTTCTACTGGTGACGGGATTGTCATGGCTGAAAAAATTGGTGCTGATTTAACAAACATGGAAAATATCCAAACATATCCAATTTGTAACGTTGAAACAGGAGTTATTTCACTATTAGCAGATACTCGTTTTGATGGTGCTGTCTTAATTAACCAAGAAGGAAAACGTTTTGTAGAAGAGCTAGAGCGTCGTGATGTTATTTCAAACGCTATTTTAGATCAAACAGGAAGTTATACTTATCAGTTATGGAATGAAGACATTAACAAAATTTCTAAGACAATGGAAGCACATCAAGGAGAATATGAAGAGTTATTAAAACAAAAATTAATTGTAAAAGCTGATACTTTAGAAGAAGCAGCTGAATTCTTTGATATTGATGTTAAAAACTTAAAAGAAACAGTTAAAAAAGTTAATAAATATGCTAAAGATGGGAAAGATAAAGATTTTGATCACCGTGGTGGTTTAGTATCGCTTGAAAAAGGCCCATATTATATTGAGAAGGCTGCACCATCTGTACACCATACGATGGGTGGTTTAGTAATTAATGATAAGACAGAAGTCTTAGATAAAGACGGTAAAGCAATTGATGGTCTTTATGCAGCTGGTGAATTAACAGGTGTCATCCATGGTTCTAACCGTTTAGGAGGCAATGCAATTACTGATATTATCGTATTTGGTCGTATTGCAGGTCAAACAGTTGGAGAAAAGTAA
- a CDS encoding response regulator transcription factor yields MTFTLLIIDDEPIIRRGLANSVKKNTTIFTTILQAESANEALAYAKTLPKPDVIFADINLPDMNGLDLIKQLKYLIPNTLVVVISGYDDFSYARQAIHLQVFDYLLKPIPPSDMKQLLLKVEEQLQLLPKKITPPKARNLSQAAANYLQEHYAKKDLTLAMVAADLFVDTSYLSKQMKQEFGKSFNDFLTELRIRKACELLMLEPIAYPIHEIGEKVGYPNQHYFSRIFKQRTGFTPSYYRKYHDSLIKKEP; encoded by the coding sequence ATGACTTTCACCCTCTTAATTATTGATGATGAACCTATTATTCGTCGAGGTTTGGCTAATAGTGTCAAAAAAAACACCACTATTTTTACCACTATTTTACAAGCTGAATCAGCTAATGAAGCACTAGCTTATGCCAAAACACTACCTAAACCAGATGTTATTTTTGCAGACATTAACTTACCTGATATGAACGGATTGGACTTAATTAAACAATTAAAATATCTAATTCCGAATACTTTAGTTGTTGTCATTAGTGGGTATGATGATTTTAGTTATGCCAGACAAGCCATTCATCTTCAAGTATTTGATTATTTACTTAAGCCGATACCACCGTCAGATATGAAACAGTTACTGCTAAAAGTTGAAGAACAGTTACAACTTTTACCTAAAAAAATAACACCTCCCAAAGCTCGTAATTTGAGCCAAGCTGCTGCCAACTACCTTCAAGAACATTATGCTAAAAAAGATTTAACTTTAGCAATGGTGGCAGCCGATTTATTTGTAGATACCTCTTACCTTAGTAAACAAATGAAGCAGGAATTTGGGAAAAGTTTTAATGATTTTCTAACTGAATTACGTATTAGAAAAGCCTGTGAACTTTTGATGCTTGAACCAATTGCTTATCCTATTCATGAAATAGGTGAAAAAGTCGGCTATCCTAATCAACACTATTTCAGTCGTATTTTTAAACAACGTACTGGTTTTACGCCTAGTTATTATCGTAAATACCATGACTCACTTATAAAAAAAGAACCTTAG
- a CDS encoding prenyltransferase, which translates to MIKKLISWLVGFPKRAYTVMELRTGFATGLPILSSGLFGAYLVGHLRIIPLVLFFICGYSFNIVANVANEIRAYLKNEEDDKTLTEHFGSEGLVRGDATLLDAVLNLLGVLGIGGISGLGLTWLLNSWLLLVLGILGLVAALTYSLGPKPYIVYPVGEFVSGLFVGGLSSLLSSWIQVGQLILPSVLYAWICMMLTVFLMSTNNTGDYEKDLGVRRTLPHVIGFRASILIIIPEFITVLVAWAMLGLTVIPWWVFLIGLIIFYVQGYKRWYQAYYKIQKVYPEMGREFGPRPLLVIYHFHGWLTFIFWLLLIKESGKWLWL; encoded by the coding sequence ATGATAAAAAAATTAATAAGCTGGCTAGTCGGCTTCCCAAAGAGAGCCTATACAGTAATGGAATTACGAACAGGCTTTGCAACAGGTTTGCCAATCTTAAGTAGCGGTCTATTCGGAGCTTATTTAGTCGGACACTTAAGAATAATTCCACTAGTATTATTTTTTATTTGTGGGTATAGTTTTAATATTGTGGCTAACGTGGCCAATGAGATTAGAGCCTATTTAAAAAATGAGGAAGATGATAAAACCTTGACAGAACATTTTGGAAGTGAGGGGCTAGTCCGAGGGGATGCTACGTTATTGGATGCTGTCTTAAACCTCTTAGGGGTGTTGGGCATTGGAGGCATCTCTGGCTTGGGATTGACCTGGTTGCTTAACAGTTGGCTATTACTAGTCTTAGGGATACTTGGGTTAGTCGCTGCGTTGACATACTCATTAGGACCTAAACCATATATTGTCTATCCTGTTGGAGAGTTTGTTTCAGGTCTGTTTGTCGGTGGGCTAAGTTCGTTATTGTCTAGTTGGATCCAAGTCGGTCAGTTGATTTTACCCAGTGTTTTATATGCGTGGATTTGTATGATGTTAACAGTATTTTTAATGTCTACTAACAATACAGGTGACTATGAAAAGGATTTAGGCGTGAGGCGAACCTTACCTCATGTTATCGGTTTTCGTGCGTCAATTTTGATTATTATCCCTGAGTTTATTACAGTACTAGTTGCGTGGGCTATGTTAGGACTTACCGTGATTCCTTGGTGGGTCTTTCTCATAGGCCTAATTATTTTTTATGTACAGGGCTACAAGAGATGGTATCAAGCATATTATAAGATACAAAAAGTATATCCAGAGATGGGAAGGGAGTTTGGCCCACGTCCATTATTAGTGATTTATCACTTTCATGGTTGGTTAACTTTTATCTTTTGGTTATTACTAATAAAGGAAAGTGGGAAATGGTTATGGCTATAA
- a CDS encoding ABC transporter substrate-binding protein: MAIIRLHQNRINPLVLPVILAKELGFFDKRKVEVELRLADDFVFQGKNEFLLGEVDAVMGDTTFFFYYLEEGKQAKITSNLTRTIQLVDNGMTDDETTFVVGVNRRGLFRFFQQYFMPEQLKNASLKWLNNTYERMEAMRKGEINSLVAIEPFIADVQTEFNSRVVWHSNQIEHYFVMWCFDSQFVEENPQTVRHFHEALEEASSYFNQLSAEDKVITYQTYAKVPLAKAEAMSQFNFEEQKNYQSDDFNLCQKWMKDEGEISQLYEAERYIFAGIESKKEP, translated from the coding sequence ATGGCTATAATTAGATTGCATCAAAATAGAATCAACCCATTGGTATTGCCGGTTATTTTGGCCAAAGAACTAGGATTTTTTGATAAAAGAAAGGTTGAAGTTGAGCTGCGTTTAGCAGATGATTTTGTTTTTCAAGGGAAAAATGAGTTTCTTTTGGGCGAAGTCGATGCAGTGATGGGTGATACAACCTTTTTCTTTTATTATTTGGAAGAAGGAAAGCAAGCCAAAATTACTTCTAACTTAACTAGAACGATTCAATTGGTCGATAATGGCATGACCGATGACGAGACAACTTTTGTGGTAGGTGTTAATCGTCGAGGTCTATTTCGCTTTTTTCAACAATATTTTATGCCAGAGCAATTAAAAAATGCTTCTTTAAAATGGTTAAATAATACCTATGAACGGATGGAAGCCATGCGAAAAGGTGAGATTAATAGTTTAGTTGCGATTGAACCTTTTATCGCAGATGTTCAAACTGAATTTAATAGCCGAGTTGTGTGGCACTCTAATCAAATTGAGCATTATTTTGTGATGTGGTGTTTTGATTCTCAATTTGTAGAAGAGAATCCACAAACGGTTAGACATTTTCATGAGGCTTTAGAAGAAGCATCTAGTTATTTTAATCAACTATCAGCTGAGGATAAAGTGATAACTTATCAAACTTATGCAAAAGTTCCACTAGCAAAAGCTGAAGCGATGAGTCAGTTTAATTTTGAAGAACAAAAAAATTATCAGAGTGACGATTTTAATCTGTGTCAAAAGTGGATGAAAGATGAAGGTGAAATTTCTCAGTTATATGAAGCGGAGAGATATATATTTGCAGGAATTGAGTCGAAAAAAGAACCTTAG
- a CDS encoding sensor histidine kinase, whose translation MKTLKQKILISSSLFFFILYLCLTITIQREMTQTTLPLNKAATEQLVNSKSNEINSWMSERLSELSLLASTASRLDLATDDFFLETRDLEKRQPNIYDSIRLVSTNGVSKSWIAPDFTIRDRLYYKKLIQSDAPYTVSNVLDSKESKHRIVIILYPLPRPTSQQINYIAASVSTAQIENLTDELTIYDGVGELLSAEKTKNKPITSVDKLAKTEIVSFVKEIPLLPNWQLNYTVEKKELLQNGRHLQKLLIIVGCLVFAVFLIFLLFILNAFVAPITSLSKSIHKIQQGEASTRAIVYKNDEIGLLTQQFNNMLDSLEHSQKSQSYAQIRLIQEQVKPHFLYNTLDTIQWLADAGETETVSEIITALSDYFRLGLNNGSDWATLQEEQQHVASYLKIQETRYEKHINVQYHLAEETKELLVPHFLLQPLVENALYHGIRPLAEKGQKIIIDSTLTDDALLIHVKNTGKLPTKEKVKAMNNYYQQNIKEEDQSGFGLYSISYRLQLAFNPSNATLSFSISDAFFIVTITIPKGVLKI comes from the coding sequence ATGAAAACCCTTAAACAAAAAATTCTTATTAGTAGCAGCCTCTTTTTTTTCATTTTATATTTATGTTTAACTATCACTATTCAACGTGAAATGACACAAACAACCTTACCACTAAACAAAGCAGCAACCGAACAATTAGTTAATAGTAAAAGCAATGAGATAAATTCTTGGATGTCAGAACGTTTGAGTGAACTTAGTTTACTTGCAAGTACTGCCAGTAGACTAGATTTGGCAACAGATGATTTCTTTTTAGAGACCCGAGATTTAGAAAAACGTCAACCGAATATCTATGATTCGATTCGGCTAGTAAGCACAAATGGTGTTTCTAAATCATGGATTGCGCCAGATTTCACAATTCGCGATCGTTTGTATTATAAAAAATTGATTCAGTCAGACGCTCCCTATACCGTTAGTAATGTCCTTGACTCTAAAGAATCTAAACACCGAATTGTGATTATCCTCTACCCTTTGCCTCGTCCTACTAGTCAACAAATCAATTACATTGCAGCGTCGGTCTCTACAGCTCAAATCGAAAATTTGACAGATGAATTGACTATTTATGATGGGGTTGGTGAATTACTTAGTGCTGAAAAAACAAAAAACAAACCCATTACTTCTGTAGATAAGCTTGCTAAAACAGAGATAGTAAGTTTTGTTAAAGAGATACCCTTGCTTCCTAATTGGCAACTTAACTATACGGTTGAAAAAAAAGAACTACTACAAAATGGGCGACATTTACAAAAATTACTTATTATTGTAGGCTGTCTCGTTTTTGCTGTTTTTTTAATTTTTCTATTATTTATTTTAAATGCCTTTGTTGCTCCTATCACCTCTTTAAGTAAAAGCATCCACAAAATTCAGCAAGGAGAGGCTTCAACTCGAGCGATTGTTTATAAAAATGATGAGATTGGCTTGCTTACCCAACAATTTAATAATATGTTAGATAGTCTGGAACACTCACAAAAATCGCAATCTTATGCACAAATACGACTCATTCAGGAACAAGTTAAACCTCATTTTCTCTATAATACTCTTGATACGATTCAATGGTTGGCAGATGCTGGTGAGACGGAAACTGTTTCTGAAATTATCACCGCTCTAAGTGATTACTTCCGTCTAGGCTTGAATAATGGTTCAGATTGGGCAACCCTGCAAGAAGAACAGCAACATGTTGCTAGCTATTTAAAAATTCAAGAAACACGTTATGAAAAACACATAAACGTCCAGTATCACCTAGCAGAAGAAACAAAAGAACTACTAGTCCCACACTTTTTATTACAACCTCTTGTTGAAAATGCCCTGTATCATGGTATCAGACCTCTTGCTGAAAAAGGTCAAAAAATTATTATTGATAGTACCTTAACAGATGACGCACTGCTCATTCATGTAAAGAATACAGGCAAACTCCCAACAAAGGAAAAAGTTAAGGCTATGAATAACTATTATCAACAAAATATTAAAGAAGAAGATCAATCCGGTTTTGGATTATATAGTATTAGTTATCGCTTACAACTTGCTTTTAACCCATCAAACGCAACTCTTTCTTTTTCAATTAGTGACGCTTTCTTTATTGTAACAATCACTATTCCTAAAGGAGTACTAAAAATATGA
- a CDS encoding carbohydrate ABC transporter permease, translating to MKQLVFKSLKYISLLTWLCIICLPIVTLFLGSFMTHEEFSKASSLTFPTSFFYLENYRIAWQEGQMLRGFLLTFVLLICGVFGSVLVGSMVAYILARFNFKFKKVLVLLYFIVSMVPMTVSQVSTFKIVSNLGLYNTIWAPILLYVGADVMMIYIYLQGLEKIPTELDKVAILEGASYFQVYRQIILPLLRPATGTVIMLKVISIYNDFYLPYLYMPSQNLNTIATTLYRFVGPNQTRWEVICACIIISMVPMILLYLVLQKKIYEGLMSGSVKG from the coding sequence ATGAAACAGCTTGTTTTTAAATCACTGAAATATATCAGCTTGTTAACCTGGTTATGCATCATCTGTCTGCCTATAGTAACATTATTTTTAGGGTCTTTTATGACCCATGAGGAATTTTCGAAAGCATCGAGTTTAACCTTTCCAACTAGTTTCTTTTATTTAGAAAATTATCGGATTGCATGGCAAGAAGGCCAGATGTTACGTGGCTTTTTACTCACATTTGTTTTACTGATATGTGGTGTGTTTGGAAGTGTTTTGGTAGGGTCGATGGTCGCCTATATATTAGCACGATTTAATTTTAAATTTAAAAAAGTCCTTGTTCTGCTATATTTTATTGTGTCCATGGTGCCGATGACAGTCTCACAAGTATCTACTTTTAAAATTGTGAGTAATTTGGGATTATACAATACTATCTGGGCACCAATTTTGTTGTATGTTGGTGCTGATGTCATGATGATTTATATTTATTTGCAGGGATTAGAAAAAATTCCGACAGAATTAGATAAGGTTGCAATTTTGGAAGGAGCTTCGTATTTTCAAGTCTACCGTCAAATAATTTTACCTTTGTTAAGACCAGCCACAGGAACGGTGATCATGCTAAAGGTAATTAGTATTTACAATGATTTTTATTTGCCCTATCTCTATATGCCAAGTCAAAATTTAAATACCATTGCCACAACGCTTTATCGCTTTGTAGGTCCTAACCAAACAAGATGGGAAGTTATTTGTGCCTGTATTATTATTAGTATGGTGCCGATGATTTTATTATATTTAGTTTTACAAAAAAAGATTTATGAAGGATTAATGTCAGGGAGTGTCAAAGGATGA